One genomic window of Glycine max cultivar Williams 82 chromosome 16, Glycine_max_v4.0, whole genome shotgun sequence includes the following:
- the LOC100803729 gene encoding tubby-like F-box protein isoform X1, producing the protein MSFRSIVRDVRDGFGSLSRRSFDVRLSGGGKSNSLVHEEHECLPVVQNSRWASLPPELLRDVIKRLEESETTWPARKHVVACAAVCRSWRGMCKEIVTSPEFCGKITFPVSLKQPGSRDGTIQCFIKRDKSNLTYHLFLCLSPALLVENGKFLLSAKRTRRTTCTEYIISMDADNISRSNSTYIGKLRSNFLGTKFIIYDTQPPYNNAQLSPPGRSRRFYSKKVSPKVPSGSYNIAQITYELNVLGTRGPRRMNCTMHSIPMSALEPGCTVPGQPELLPRSLEDSFRSISFARSIDNSTEFSSSRFSDIFLAGKEEEQGKDRPLVLKNKSPRWHEQLQCWCLNFRGRVTVASVKNFQLIAATQPPATGAPTPSSQPAQSDHDKIILQFGKVGKDIFTMDYRYPLSAFQAFAICLTSFDTKLACE; encoded by the exons ATGTCCTTCCGCAGTATTGTTCGTGATGTTAGGGACGGATTTGGAAGCTTATCAAGGCGGAGTTTTGATGTAAGGCTTTCTGGTGGGGGCAAGTCGAATAGTTTGGTCCATGAGGAGCACGAATGCCTGCCAGTTGTACAGAACAGCCGGTGGGCTAGCCTTCCGCCTGAGCTTCTTCGTGATGTTATtaaaagattggaagaaagtgAGACTACATGGCCTGCTCGTAAGCACGTGGTTGCGTGTGCTGCTGTGTGCAGGTCCTGGAGAGGAATGTGCAAAGAAATTGTTACCAGTCCTGAGTTCTGTGGGAAGATTACTTTCCCTGTCTCCCTGAAGCAG CCTGGTTCAAGGGATGGAACCATCCAGTGTTTCATCAAGAGAGACAAATCTAATCTGACGTACCACCTATTCCTTTGTCTTAGTCCTG CATTGCTAGTTGAAAATGGAAAGTTTCTTCTTTCTGCAAAACGGACCAGAAGAACAACATGCACAGAGTATATTATATCAATGGATGCGGATAACATATCAAGATCTAATAGCACTTACATTGGAAAACTCAG GTCAAATTTTCTCGGCACCaagtttataatttatgatacACAGCCTCCCTATAACAATGCTCAGCTGTCTCCTCCAGGCCGAAGCCGTAGGTTTTATTCAAAAAAGGTTTCTCCAAAGGTCCCTAGTGGCAGCTACAATATTGCCCAGATCACCTATGAGTTGAATGTCCTTGGTACTAGGGGCCCGCGCAGAATGAACTGCACCATGCACTCAATCCCTATGTCAGCCCTTGAGCCTGGTTGCACTGTCCCGGGCCAGCCAGAGCTCCTTCCCCGCTCCCTTGAGGATTCCTTCCGAAGCATATCCTTTGCTAGATCGATCGATAACTCAACCGAGTTTAGCAGCTCCAGGTTCTCGGACATATTTCTGGCAGGCAAAGAAGAGGAGCAGGGAAAGGATAGGCCTTTAGTTCTCAAGAACAAATCTCCAAGATGGCACGAGCAGCTGCAGTGTTGGTGCCTCAACTTTAGGGGAAGGGTGACTGTTGCGTCCGTCAAGAATTTTCAGCTGATTGCTGCAACGCAGCCACCTGCAACTGGTGCTCCTACGCCATCATCGCAGCCTGCTCAGTCTGATCATGACAAGATCATTCTTCAGTTTGGCAAGGTTGGCAAGGATATATTTACTATGGACTATAGATATCCCCTATCTGCTTTTCAGGCTTTTGCCATTTGCTTGACTAGTTTTGACACAAAACTGGCTTGTGAATAG
- the LOC100804258 gene encoding WAT1-related protein At1g43650 — MKSFLLWRVAIVEKNRPYVAMLFIQFVYAGMALLSKAAISKGMSPYVFVVYRQAFASVALSPFAFFDSKQPAPLSCNLLCKLFLVSLVGLTASSNLYYVSINYTTATFAAAATNTVPAITFIMAVLIRMESISIKRVHGLAKILGSVLSLAGAITFALVKGPHLGFMKWYPENQNHSSHPLTIVHSKGDTIRGSLLMLSGNTAWSLWLILQVGTSLLFPSYYISIE; from the exons ATGAAGAGTTTTTTGTTGTGGCGTGTGGCCATTGTGGAAAAAAATAGACCCTATGTTGCAATGTTGTTCATTCAGTTTGTGTATGCTGGAATGGCCTTGCTTTCCAAGGCTGCAATTTCCAAGGGAATGAGCCCTTATGTGTTTGTTGTTTATAGACAAGCCTTTGCATCAGTTGCTCTATCTCCATTTGCTTTCTTTGACAG CAAGCAACCAGCTCCTTTGTCATGCAACTTGTTGTGCAAATTGTTTCTAGTTTCCCTTGTTGG GTTAACTGCAAGTTCAAACCTTTACTATGTTTCAATCAACTACACCACTGCAACATTTGCTGCAGCCGCCACAAATACTGTCCCTGCCATTACTTTCATCATGGCTGTTTTAATtag GATGGAAAGCATTTCCATAAAACGTGTGCATGGATTGGCCAAGATTTTGGGGTCCGTTCTAAGCCTTGCTGGGGCAATAACATTTGCTTTAGTTAAAGGACCTCACCTGGGTTTCATGAAATGGTAtccagaaaatcagaaccatAGTTCTCACCCTTTAACAATTGTGCACTCCAAAGGTGATACTATTAGAGGCTCTCTTTTGATGCTCTCAGGTAACACTGCATGGTCCTTGTGGCTTATCTTGCAGGTAGGTACCTCATTACTCTTTCCCTCATATTATATTAGTATAGAGTAA